CTTTAACTTTTATATATTTTGTTTTTAAATATCCACTAGCAACAATATTATCGCTATATAATGTTAGAATTGAACCTATTTTTTTATCATAATTTAAATCAAAATCATATTTTTTATTACTATCAAAACTTAAATCTAAATTAAACCAATTTATATTATTAAAAGATTTTAAAGGGTAATGATATTTAAATTTTGCATAACTATAAGTAGTAGAATTACTTAAATAAATATTTAAAGATGTATTATCAAAATAATTAAAAAATATTCCAGTTTGATTATTTTTGTACATGTTTTTAAAAAATATTCCAGTACTACTGTTATTATATTTTCCATTATTTATATTTTCACTAATTCCTAATTTAAAAAATCGTGTTTTAAAAACATTTGAAAAAGTAGCTGAATAAGTATCAAATACAGAACCAAAGCTATCAATTGTTAAATTAGTATTTTGAAATACAAAATTATCTCTAAATTCTTTAATTTCTAAATCATCAATATTTAAAGTTCTATCAACTTCTTCAATAATATTTTCTTGTGGTTGAGTATATCTATCATACATATCTGTTTTTATTAATTTAGAATAAGAATTATTTAAATTTAGTTTATTTAAGGTATATCCATTTGAAGTATAATTTGAAAAATAAAGGTTTTCATTGATTACAATAGGTTCAAAAGCTCCATACAGTACATTGGTTAATTGTAATATTTTATTATTTTCAAAGTTATAAGAAAATATATTATATGTTCCATTTATTGAATTTACAAAATATAAGTAATCTCCTTCTATAAATGGTGAATAACCTTCAGTTATAAAATTAATTTCATTATTTTCAAGGTTTAATTCATATATTTTTGGAGTTTTTTCATCTATTTTTACAGCTGAAAAATATAATTTATAATTAAGTGAATCATAATAAAATTTTTCAAATAAAAAATTTTCGTCAAAATTTATTAATATTTTACCATTATCTAAAACTAACTTTTGTTTTCCAGATTTATTTATTATATAAGCAATTTTACCGTCAATATTAATATAATTAATAGCTCTTTCTATTGATATTTTCTTAATATTTTTACTTTTTTTATAAGAAAAAGAATAATAGGTATTTTCTTTATTGTTATAATTAACTTTTGAAAAATATATATTATTATCACCTAAAGTATAATTTAGGATAGCTTTATTATAGACTCTATTATAATTATTATTAATAATATTATATGAATATATATTATTATTACTTATAAAAAATAAATTTCTATTTTTAACTTGTAAATTTTTAATTGTATTAAAATACAATTGACTTATTGTTTTTCCAGAAACTAAATTATTTTTATTTGAAATATTAAATGTTGTTTTTAAATAATTTTTATAGTATTGTAAAAATAATATCTCATCATTAACTCCAGATATTTTTAAGAAGCCATCATATGGTTGAAATAATTGATGATTTGATATATAAGATATAGCTTCTTTTAATTTGTTTTCACCGTATGTATCTACAAAGAATTTAATAAAATAATAGCCATATTCGTTTTCTTGATTATTATTATAATAACCATTTGAGAGTTCAAAACCATTAAATTTATTTTCTAAAATATTTGCTTTTAATTGCATTTTAAATTTATTAGATATAGGATTACCAGTTATACCTTTTTCTAAAATAATAGAGCTCACATATGTCGCTAATCCATTTACGTACCATTTAGGTAAAAATTTTTTTTGCGCAGTATACTTTGAAAATGGTAATCTTCCAAACCAACCATTTACATTTTTATAGATAACAGTTTTTGTTAAATTAATAGAAAAACTATATAGAAACCAGTTATCATAATTTTTTTCTTGGTCAAATAATGATGGAGAAGTAGCTGAAATATAGACTTCGTCATTATCGCTATATGTGTATGAATAGTCATAGTTATCATTTAAGATAACAGTAATTTTATTTTGTGGATAATAATTAAAAAACTCAAATATTTTATTTGCGATATTTTCGCTATTTTTCAATAATTCTAAAGCATTATCCTCTAATTCATTTTCGTATATAAAATTAAAATATTTTGTATTTAATGTTTTGATTTCTGCAAAAGTAAATATGTGTAGAGCTATAAAAAAAATGATTATATATTTTTTCATGATTCCTCCTTGTATAAATAACGTATATATATATTAACGTAATATTTCTATAAAAGTTTTAATATATTTTTATAAATTTGTCAAAAATAAAATTTTGTTTTTCAATAATTAAAAATATTTGATTTTTTTCTTCTATATGATAAAATATTATAACTTTAAAAGTATGGGGTGGCAAAAATGTTTAGAACAATTATAAATTTTTATGCTATGGGAAGTTTTTTAGCTCTTATTTCTACATTTTATATAGTATATAAATATAAAAAATTATTTAAAAAATCTGAATATACAGAAAAACATTATGTTGTTCTATTTTTTATTATGAGTTTGTCATCTTGGTATTTTTTTTACTTGTTTTTTGAAGACTTAAAAGAACATAGTGATGATATAGAAGATATTATTATTGAGATAAAAAGACAAATTGATATGTTTTTAGATGAATTATAAAAAGGGGTGGAATATGGAAGAACAACAAAGATTGAGTAGAGAAGAACTTGAAAAAGAGGTAAAAGATTTTAGAAAAGAAAAAGAGAGAGTTAGAAAGATAATAGGACAAATTGGAGGGAAAAGAAACCTTCAAAATGATAAATATATAAATATATTATTTTTAATAATTGTTTTAATTGTTTTTATATTAGGAGGTATTTTTCATACAATTCCTATAACTCTTTCACTTGAAATAGGGGTTTTTTTAGTATCATTAAAAGTAGCATATATGATAAACTCTCAAGAAAAAGTAAATCATTTTCAATTCTGGATATTAACGTCACTTGAGTTTAGATTAAATGAAATATCTAAAAATTTAAAAAAAGTAGAAAAAAGATTAGAAAAAATTGATTTTGAAAAAATTGATAAGGGGGAATAAATATGCAAAAAATTCATACAAATAATGCTCCAAAAGCAGTTGGAGCTTATTCTCAAGGAATAAAAGTAGAAAATTTTTTATTTGTTTCAGGACAAATACCTATTGATCCAAAAACAGGTGAATTTGTATCAAATAATATAAAAGAACAAACATTACAATCTCTTAAAAATATTGAAGCAATTGTAAAAGAAGCTGGAGGAACAATAGAAAACATAGTAAAAGTTGGAGTGTTTTTAGATGATATAAATGATTTTGCAGATATGAACAGAGTTTATGAAGAGTTTTTTGGAAGCCATAAACCTGCAAGAGCTGCAGTTGAAGTAGCTAAACTTCCAAAAGATGCAAAAATAGAGATAGAAGCAATAGCATATATAAAATAAAGTTATTTAGAGTAAGTTAAAATGACTTACTCTTTTTTTATAGAATAATTATTTTTATTAAAAACTTTAAAATTATATAATTATTTGATAAAATAAAAAGGATAATAGCTATTTCTATTGAAATATATATTAGATTATAAATTGTGGAGTTGGTAAGTATGCTTTTATTAGCTGAAGATGATATCTATAATTTTGTGTATACAAAACAAAAAGATTTTTTTATTCAAATAAAGGGAAATCTAGAGATATTATTTGTAAATCAAAGTTTTTGTAATGCATTTTCGATAGATGAAACACAAATTGTAGGTAGAAATTTAGGGGAATATTTAAATGAAAAATTGAAAAATGAAATAGTTAAAGAAATAAGATATTTAAATAAATTTAAACCTTATTCAAAGGCTAATTATAAAATAAAATTTGGAAATTCTAAAAGCGTGTGGTACGAATGGGAATATTATGCAATTTTAAATGAAGAACACATTGTAGAAAAATATAATATTTTAGCAAGAGAGATAAAATCAGATAAAACTATTGAAAATATGTTTTTCTTTCAAAATGATATCTTAAAAAAATTAAGTGAAATCAAAACATTTGGTGAATCATTAAAAATATTAGTAGATAAATTTAAATCAATAGAAGCATTTGATTCTGGAATACTATATTTATATAATAAAGAAAAAAATATTTTTTATTTAAAAGACTATATTAATATAAGTGAGGTATTTTTATCAAATAAAAATTTTTATAATAAAATACATGTTGATGCAAAATCGAGTTTAGACAAAGTTGTATACGTAGAGCAAATAGATGAGTTTAAAAAAGAAAATATAATGTCAATTGCTAAAATTCCATTAAAAACAGATGAGAATAGTTTTGGACTTATTGTTTTAGTATCCCATAAAAATATGATTATACCAAAAGCATTAAAATTGATTATAGAATCTATGAGATATCAAATAAGCAA
This window of the Hypnocyclicus thermotrophus genome carries:
- a CDS encoding RidA family protein — encoded protein: MQKIHTNNAPKAVGAYSQGIKVENFLFVSGQIPIDPKTGEFVSNNIKEQTLQSLKNIEAIVKEAGGTIENIVKVGVFLDDINDFADMNRVYEEFFGSHKPARAAVEVAKLPKDAKIEIEAIAYIK